The Helianthus annuus cultivar XRQ/B chromosome 16, HanXRQr2.0-SUNRISE, whole genome shotgun sequence genome includes a window with the following:
- the LOC110932135 gene encoding uncharacterized protein LOC110932135 encodes MQPQFQSSIQQQPMHQHQYQYQPPFAPQGPMQGQMGQPRAPLGAPQRHQWEVVWGIEAHFRPIITNNPSPVVIPHRADGRTFEVRTTALQSLPKFKGLATEEPYFHLETYDSICNTIGGQGFSSDDVKGLRSFQQQSGEMFHEAFERFNMMLRNCPHHGIQLWELLNAFHEGLSSEDARDLMSITNGIFGTNYEHIDWAFLEQMAVNSKRKAQSSRRARHVTQRPQVHGVESDNVQTTNQVYNVCTNCNEIGHTTEVCVVGVVDEQVEEVNAIQGGGGRNFNMNSNTYHPGLRNHPNFRYGNAANQANPNFQGAQGNFAPRQQYNQGNYRGGNNYGYQGQFQQTGQGGLGQSSSSGSLVMDMLRAMQQDMKKRNQLDEVRMQKDEVCDKSIQSLTTQMGQLATDVAELKKNKGQLPSDTKGVVEDVTGNESDDEVSPVKPKESNVNKPGLGENEKSEKVEGEPSQVPFPSALLDPGKKNFIASRGPQKEELWDMFKQVKINLPLLDAIKQVPAYAKFLKELCTQKRQQKKKMPKRVDLTRQVSAVLNGELPPKLKDLDMPLINIQVGNFQMAKALLDLGAGLPRGMVQNVIVKIDEFYYPVDFLVLDYSSADPKQQQNVILGRPFFSTAHAVIDCRFGTVDMTFGNRKMRLNIFTNNSDAVGVDECFMADLVDGCNPHEYEEDGIDICLCDFSEQVHACALGVEEENQDAMALKEGRPPWTHQFKSLPVETNSGTRPSLEEPPRLELKDLPSHLKKMVRTKERAGASSYSSSKGKGKQPEVQPKKRQYLGSVSESESEDEEIVELDPANKPK; translated from the exons atgcaacctcaattTCAAAGTTCGATTCAACAACAACCAATGCATCAACATCAATATCAATATCAACCACCGTTTGCTCCTCAAGGGCCTATGCAAGGGCAAATGGGTCAACCAAGAGCACCATTAGGTGCCCCTCAAAGACATCAATGGGAAGTAGTATGGGGAATTGAAGCTCACTTCCGGCCCATTATCACTAACAATCCTTCGCCGGTAGTAATTCCTCATCGTGCGGATGGAAGAACTTTTGAAGTTAGAACAACCGCCCTCCAAAGTTTACCAAAGTTCAAGGGGTTAGCAACGGAAGAACCCTACTTTCATTTGGAGACATATGATTCCATTTGCAACACTATTGGAGGTCAAGGGTTTTCTTCGGATGATGTCAA aggtttgagaagttttcaacaacaaTCTGGGGAGATGTTTCATGAAGCCTTCGAAAGGTTTAATATGATGTTACGGAATTGCCCTCATCACGGGATCCAACTTTGGGAATTGTTGAATGCGTTTCATGAAGGGTTGAGTTCGGAGGATGCACGAGATTTAATGTCAATCACTAATGGTATATTCGGTACGAATTATGAACATATTGATTGGGCATTTTTAGAACAAATGGCGGTGAATTCGAAGAGGAAGGCTCAATCTTCACGAAGGGCAAGGCATGTGACACAAAGGCCACAAGTACATGGAGTAGAGAGTGACAATGTTCAAACTACGAATCAAGTGTACAACGTGTGCACTAATTGCAACGAAATAGGCCACACGACGGAGGTTTGTGTAGTGGGGGTAGTTGATGAGCAAGTAGAGGAAGTTAATGCGATTCAAGGAGGGGGTGGTCGAAATTtcaacatgaactccaacacataCCACCCCGGGTTACGAAATCATCCTAACTTCCGTTATGGGAATGCAGCGAACCAAGctaacccaaactttcaaggagCTCAAGGTAACTTTGCACCTCGTCAACAATACAATCAAGGCAATTATCGGGGTGGAAACAATTATGGTTATCAAGGGCAATTTCAACAAACAGGTCAAGGTGGTTTGGGTCAAAGTTCATCAAGCGGGAGTTTAGTCATGGATATGCTTCGGGCTATGCAACAAGATATGAAAAAGCGGAATCAACTTGATGAAGTCcgaatgcaaaaggatgaggttTGTGACAAGAGCATTCAATCACTAAcgacccaaatgggtcaattggcAACCGATGTGGCGGAGTTGAAGAAGAACAAAGGTCAACTTcctagcgacactaag ggggtagttgaggatgttaCGGGTAATGAGAGTGATGATGAAGTTTCACCGGTTAAACCTAAAGAATCAAATGTTAACAAACCGGGGTTGGGTGAAAATGAAAAaagtgaaaaagttgagggtgaaccgagtcaagtcccgtTTCCATCGGCTTTACTTGACCCGGGTAAGAAAAACTTTATTGCATCAAGAGGTCCCCAAAAAGAAGAAttgtgggacatgtttaaacaagtaaaaatcaatCTTCCACtacttgatgcaataaaacaagtacccgcTTATGCTAAATTTTTAAAggaattatgtacacaaaaaagaCAACAAAAGAAGAAAATGCCTAAGCGGGTAGACTTGACCAGGCAAGTAAGTGCGGTTTTGAATGGGGAGCTTCCCCCTAAGCTCAAAGATCTGGATATGCCATTGATAAatatacaagttggtaattttcaaatggcaaaGGCGTTACTTGATCTTGGAGCCGGG CTACCCCGAGGGATGGTTCAAAACGTGATTGTGAAAATTGATGAGTTCtattacccggttgactttttaGTCTTGGACTACTCATCTGCggacccaaaacaacaacaaaatgttattttgggtcggccattttttaGCACCGCGCATGCTGtgatcgattgtagatttggtacagtcgATATGACTTTTGGGAATCGAAAAATGCGCTTGAAtatttttactaacaattctgaTGCtgttggtgttgatgagtgtttcatggcagatttAGTCGATGGATGCAACCCGCACGAGTACGAGGAGGATGGCATAGATatttgtttgtgtgatttttctgaacaggtacatgcgtGTGCACTAGGGGTTGAAGAAGAAAATCAGGATGCTATGGCTTTGAAGGAAGGTCGACCACCATGGACTCATCAATTTAAAAGCTTGCCGGTGGAAACAAACTCGGGTACTAGACCATCATTAGAAGAACCACCAAGGTTGGAGCTCAAAGACTTGCCAAGCCATTTGAA GAAAATGGTACGAACGAAAGAAAGAGCGGGAGCTAGTTCATATTCTTCGTCGAAAGGCAAGGGCAAACAGCCGGAAGTACAACCAAAGAAGAGGCAGTACTTGGGTAGTGTTAGTGAGAGTGAAAGTGAGGATGAAGAGATAGTAGAGTTGGATCCGGCTAACAAGCCAAAATGA